ATGTCCAGGAATTCCTCGAACAGCCCGCGGATGATGATGGCGTCCCCTGCGGTGTATTTCATATAGGGCAAGACCAGCGCTGCTGTTGCCATCCCGCCGAGGAAACCGTATTTTTCCAAAAGAAGAACCCGCGCGCCGTTGCGGGCAGCCGCCACTGCCGCCGGTACGCCTCCGGGACCGCCGCCTGCCACTATTATATCCCAGTGCTTCACTTTAGCCTGTTTTGCGCTGCCCGTGCTCTGGGCGAAAGAAAACCCAGGCATACCCGAAAAAACCAGTCCGGCCAGCGACAATTTTTTAAAGAATATCCTGCGGTTTGAAAATTTCTCCATTATTAGCCCCCTCTGATCTTTTTTCCTTCAGTGGTACTATTGATTCTCTTTAAGGCAGCCCCCTAAATCTCAAAGAGGGGAACTTACCATCATTTAGATCCTGAAACGAGTTCAGGATGACGTCATGCCGAACTTGTTTCGGCATCTTTCTTTATTCATCCTTCATCCTTGCTTTTCAATCTCTCGCATCCACACCGCGGTATAGTATCTCCTATTCGTTTAAACCGATGGAAAATCGGACGATATTGTTTCCGGTCCCGTTACGGTCTTCATAGGTATAGCCGGCCTTGAGATACAACTGCCAGAGCAGCTCATAGGATACATCGATGCCTGTATCATTACGTTTCTCCAGGATGCCGTCGAGAAAGTGTGAAGTTTTCGAGTCGCCGTCCCGAAATCCCTGGTGCATGTCTCCGCCAATATTTTTCCCGGGAGGATTGGCGCCGTGACGGTACCGGTGGAAGCTGATCTCTGCAGCCAGTCTCCGCGAGAACCGCTTCCGGATTTCCAGCGACAGCTCGTCGGAATTAGGATCCATGTTGTATCCGAGGCCCGTGCCGTAATGGTCATAAACGTCTATCGGATACCGGTGGGTATAAACCCATGGTTCTATTCGGGTGTACTCAAGGCGGGCATCCACATCGGGGATATTGAACGGCTCCACAATGAAGGTGCCGAGATGCCCGGCGAGCTTGTTGCCGAACCAGCCGGTGCCGAGCTTCGTGGTCTTGAGATCGTCGATGAAAAGCTCGCCGTAGATGGACTGCGAACGATGCGGAAAGAAACGGAAATCTGCGCCCATCCCCACATTGTCATGGTCCCCGTAGGTGTGCTCGGCGCCCCGGAAGAACATGACCGGATTCAGATAGGCAAGCTCCCATCTTCCCCCGTAGACGATCGTTTCGTAAAATCCCATGTTCAGCCGGCTGGTGAAGTCTATCTCGACCCGGTGTGCGCTGAAAAGTTTTTTTATCGCCACCGAATCGGCGCCGGCTTTCGGAGGATTCTGGTAATAAAATTCGGCCATGGGGGGATATTGAATCAGTTCGGCCGCGATGAAAGAATACTTCAACCGCCAGAACTCTGTCTCAAACCGCACAAGGTTGTAGGGCGATGCATAATCGAAAAGCCCCAGAGTCCCCTCCTTCCCGCGGCCCCAGATGCTCTTGTCACGGCCGAATTGCACCCGGAAAGGACCTTCCGACAAGGTGAGCGAGGCGATGGTCTCATCGAATTCTGCATGGTTGCCTTTGAATGTCACAAATCCCCGGCCCGGCATGGTTGTGATTTTCTGTACCGGATAGGAGCGGCTTCCCCATTCCTGGGAATCACGGATATCGACATAAAATCCCAGGTGGTCGCCAACTGTGCCGCGGGTGACAATGCCATTGCCGGAAACATAAATGCGTTCATCCTTCGCCGGGGTTTTCAACGTGCTGATTATTGCCTGGCTGACTATGACGGGATCGAAAAAAAGGCTGTAATTATCGCCTGATGCGCTGTAGAAGTTTCTCCTGTTGCGGTATACGAAACTATTCAGGAAATCCGGCAGCTTCTCGATCGGTCCCCGGTCATCCCACACCAGCCCCTGCCGTGAAGGAATATCCGATCCGAACTCATCGAGAAGCGCGTCCAGCTCCTCACGGTCCACTTTTGACAGAAGTGTTTTGTGGTTAGCCGCCTTGACCAGGAGTTCGGCGGCCTGTGCGCGGGTGATCGGTTTTGTCCCAAGGCGGGCATCGGTAATGAAGAAGTGGAGTTCCATCCGCTCCAGGAAATCGTAGGCCCGGTGATTCAGGGGAAGATAGGTGGTGGCAGTACCCCAGGAACAGGGGGGAGAAGAGAGAACAGTCAGGCTTGCTGCCAGAAATACGACAGTGAAACAGGTTTTCTTCATCGTATATACTCTACTTCAAGGTTAAACCACCGGCCCGGAGCCGGAAGGCCGGGTATTACCTCGTAGTACTCGTTCGCAATATTATTTGCCGAGAATTTCATGTTCACTGAGCCGAATTTACGCGAGAGTCTGAGGCTGACAGGCGCCCGCGAACCTCCCTCAACCATGTTTTCATACCATGCGGCGAGAGCTCCGGTCACTCCTCCGGCAAGGGGACCGTAGAGGGTGACTGAAACCGCTGTCTCGGCGGGATTGAGAATATACTTCGACTCCTGACCCATTCTATTCTGCACCCACTGATGCAACAGGGTGAAGTTGCTCAGACATTTCCAGCCTCCGATGAGAGGAGCACGGAATTTCCCCTCGACCCCGGCGGTTAAAAGCCGGCCGTGATTGACCGCCAGCCACACCTTTTCACCCGGATTCCTGGCCCAGTCTATCACCTCGGTGGTCTGAACCGCGAAAAGAGAAACGCCTGTTTCATATATTCCTTTTTTCCGATCGATTCCGGTTTCCACCGAAACCGACTTTTCAGATTGGAGATCGGGGTTGCCACGGTTGGCAGGATCTGAATAGTAGAGTTCAGTGTAGGTAGGCGAGCGGAAGGAACGCTCCAGGCGAAATCGTCCCCGGAAACCATCCCCGAACGGGACTATCAGTCCCAGGCCGGGAGAGAGCACCTGCTCCCCGCGGTATCCGTGGTCATACCGGAGAGTGGCAGATGCGCTCATTCTCCCGAGTTTTTCCAAAAACTCGCCGTACAGAGCCTGGCTATAATTGGCATGGTTGCCCAGCTTCCCGCTCGTTATCCCGATAGCTTCAGTTTCCAGACCCATGAGCAGAGAGCGGTCATCCGG
The sequence above is drawn from the Candidatus Latescibacter sp. genome and encodes:
- a CDS encoding capsule assembly Wzi family protein, with protein sequence MKKTCFTVVFLAASLTVLSSPPCSWGTATTYLPLNHRAYDFLERMELHFFITDARLGTKPITRAQAAELLVKAANHKTLLSKVDREELDALLDEFGSDIPSRQGLVWDDRGPIEKLPDFLNSFVYRNRRNFYSASGDNYSLFFDPVIVSQAIISTLKTPAKDERIYVSGNGIVTRGTVGDHLGFYVDIRDSQEWGSRSYPVQKITTMPGRGFVTFKGNHAEFDETIASLTLSEGPFRVQFGRDKSIWGRGKEGTLGLFDYASPYNLVRFETEFWRLKYSFIAAELIQYPPMAEFYYQNPPKAGADSVAIKKLFSAHRVEIDFTSRLNMGFYETIVYGGRWELAYLNPVMFFRGAEHTYGDHDNVGMGADFRFFPHRSQSIYGELFIDDLKTTKLGTGWFGNKLAGHLGTFIVEPFNIPDVDARLEYTRIEPWVYTHRYPIDVYDHYGTGLGYNMDPNSDELSLEIRKRFSRRLAAEISFHRYRHGANPPGKNIGGDMHQGFRDGDSKTSHFLDGILEKRNDTGIDVSYELLWQLYLKAGYTYEDRNGTGNNIVRFSIGLNE